DNA sequence from the Malus domestica chromosome 06, GDT2T_hap1 genome:
ttttgggagttatgtgattaattgactaattaatttggcaaaataaaattattaccaaatgaattagctaattaatgggATGAAATGGGCAAATATCAAGAGATAAACAAAACATGGCCAATTCCTTTTCTAATAATAGGTGGCCGGCCCTTCACTTGttttttgggttgaatggatgttttaattgacaattaaggaattgattaggaattaatcccttaattagtcaattattatgattttaaaggaagattttaggaaatatgaaaaaatatattatttagctaattgattagctaaatggaataaattaggttttgggaattaccttaaatgaggatggatgagataatttggaattggttacctttttggagcattttttactTGGTTAAGGATGATGGCCCGCTACTTGAGCGTAGGAATCCCgttatacctcaagggtatttttgtcatcttttacccaaaaaaccacgtgtcgccttgtgattatttttggctccacaagtaCGTACGGTAatttgggttttggattttttgaATTGTTTTCTTGATTAATTCTATTATTCTGCACCTAAGTGCTTAACTATAAACTAATGCAGAAGGAGCATATtacacgagagagagagagagagagagagtcgacGGTGAGAGTTCACAGGGCGAAATGCAGTTTACTTTCTGTTGTAGGCTGAGAGATTGCAGGGTTTGTATTATTTACAGAGACATGCGCAGTGGCAGAGAGAAAAAGGGAGCAcgcatttatttttgttttggggcCATCGTTCGCTAGATACCTTATTTTTCTCTTCGTAGGGTTTGGCCCTGTCACTTTCAGGCGTCAGAACGAAAGaaccaagaaaaagaagaagaaaacaagagATGCTTGCGAATTAGATCAAATATAATCCTTTATATTTCACACTACAGTTTTAGGATAATATTGGAAAGGAGGACAATGAAAGGCAAGTCCTACTTTTTCGTTAACATTTATATCATTTTACGGTACAATAAGTGCAATTAGAATGGTTCACCCTCATTGTcgttatttaaaaattatctgAAAAGTTTATTCAATTCGGAGATGGTTTAAACATTCATATGTGTCATAAGATGGATGGTTATAGTAAGAAATGATGAACTGTCAATCTTTGTAGATTCATACGAATGATTAAGTAGCCTTCAAATCTaataattctttatttttttaaagatgaTCTTTAAATGACACTAGAGAAAATAAACATTACCGGCTATAACGTTTGAACTATAAAATACTATATATTATTGATTCTTCCATCTCCTACTTGGTTTTCTATCCACAGTCCCCCTCCCAACACACATGCAATATACATACACATTAGACATTAGAATTTTGGATGGATATATATGGACCATACTCTTcctcactccctctctctcacacacatgCTCATGTTGTCATCATGACATGATAACTGAGAtcatattggtgacacatttttttctcttgaaTGACATTAAGCATCGGTCATAACAGTTAATTTAATTAAGCCATGTTAAGTATGTtgcataatattaattatatatgaagtgataaaaaaaaatttcaatcatTTACATCATGTATGTTGCATAATATCATTTTTTATGAAGAAAAGTGGATATAGTATTCTTGAAGAACAGAAAATAATTCGTTTCATCTTTTTTGATTGAAATAATTCGCTATATCATAATattcgtttttgtttttgtttgtaccatacttagggtctccgtatttagatctcatataaatactcgggggactcaaatgtaattatgtaataaatgaaggggcaaatatgtaataagtgaggagcccttattttataaaaggactcctcactctcctcattaggagaGGCCAAGATTGAGGGCAAGGCTTAGGCcataggaagagagaaaataggctagagagcacactgcctctagccttcttgtatactcaccattcagagtgaaacaatatcaacatcagtgtggacgtagcccaaacattggggtgaaccatgatacaacttgtgttctttattttctgcagattcacggtcagatttacgttgttccaagacccctccggttttgtgcatcaacatttggcgctgtctgtgggaatcgacacgaaaagttatgttggttctttttcattttttcatctcaccaccgtgagacctcactactatccaccgtgaatctgcaaaaactcAAGAACCAAACCCCTGCAAAGTCACTGCAAAACCCATCTCCTTCTTGCATTTGATTTCTAGCCCAACTTGCTGACAAATTGTGCGAACCAAAATAATCCACGCGGCTCCAAATTCAGTGACTTTTCCAGAGAACCCTAACAAATAGAAAGCCACCAGAAGCCTTCCAAATTTCGAACCGTTTTTCAGTTCCTCAACCGAAACCAACTCGCCCGAGTGTCAGAACTCGAACTTGGCAAACCAGTCAAATAGTCATTCATAACACCGCCTCGGCCTCTGCTCCCAAAACACATCCGAGCAGCGACACCTCATCTGCCGTTGCCATCATCCTTCAACAAAGCCTCAAAACTGAGCCCAAATTGGAATAGGGCATCTGGGTACTGTCTTCATGCTCTCCGACCCATTGTATTCATGGCCGCCAGCTCCAGGCCTGTCGTTTCTTCTGCCCCACAACACTCATCCTCCCCGCCCATCGGTTTCGATATCGTTTCCAATGCCGGAGTCGGTCAAAATTCAGCAAATTCACCAAATCAAGTAGAAGCCGTCGAGGAATACTTAAACAAAGTGGTATACAGATTTCGGTTCTTGGCGTTTATGGGAGTTTTGGGGTATTTGATTGGGTCATTTCTTTGTTTCATCAAGGGTTTGGAGCAGCTTCACTGGGGGACTACTTCAGTAACCGAAACCTTTCATACAAGCTCCCTAGCCCTTTCATCAGCTTCAGATGTTGACACCACAACACCAGTAACTTATGCTTGCTCATCAAAAGATGACATCACCGTCTGTTGCCAATGATGAAAGTAGAGATACAGATATGCTGACTATGTCAAAAATGCTTCAACTTCTGCAGCAATAGCAACAACTTCAACAACACGCTCTTTCTTATCGGCAATTATATCGGCAGTCACTAAATTCAAATCTCAATCCCTATCGGCAAGATAAAATGGGGGGTGCTGGCAGCATCACTATGAATGGTAGCATGTCAAACTCTTTTCGAGGAAATGATCCGTTTCTGAGCTTCAGTTCAACATAAGGGTCGGCGATAGGTGGTAAATCTTTGGCGTACCTCTTCCCATTGCTCCGCCGTCGATGGAGGCCACGACATCAGTTGTGGCCATTTATCCGCCCACCTTGCTCAACCTCTCGCTTCTCGAATCCGGGAGATGAGGAGGCGCCGTACGTTATGTATTACCTGGAGTACGACGGGAAGGCCGGCGGCATAGGCGTGAAGAAGACGATGGAGGTTGATGCAGTGATTGGAACTGATGAAGCGAATTCCAAAGTGGCTAAGAACATTGATGCTGCCAAGATGCAGGCTTGTGGTGGGGCTGCAGTGATGGGTTCTCTTCAACAACCCACTTCAACAAAGGGAATAGCTTTTCCCAACAAAAGGCTTAGCTTTACCGGACATTCACATAAGCTTTACTGGTACTGTTAGATATTATTCTTACATTGAAGGAAGCAGTGGAAAACCAGGCAGAAGATAAGATGTCTTACAACAATTCCATTATTATTACGCTTTGGcgttgtctgccatctgccaaaagagaaaagagaaagaaatggagtaggaaaagcaaaagcagaaagcaaaagaagaaaaaaagaagcagacataattgcggtggtgatggcatgcagaaaagggaattatgggcgtgacctaTTGAGCtgagggtcggatttatttttgaataatgtgatttatttttcttatctttcgaaaacatctgtataaccccatcagagggtaatcgttaaaaaaaaaatggcaagccCAAGATAATGGGCTAGAATGTTATGGAGAGGGCGAATGCCCATATGCCTAAAAGAGCTAGACCTTATGGCttcaaatttattcggcaccctaccgctattatcaccaaccatgtTGTCAAAAGTACGGAGGggtactccaaatttattcggcaccctaccactattatcaccaaccaagtgatcaaaagtatgcccagtactctaaaattattcagcaccttaccgctattatcaccaaccaggtgatcaaaagtacacacagtacttcaaaattattcggcagcctgccgctattatcaccaaccaggtgatcaaaagtacatccagtactccaaaacattcatgagcatcactcatgacaatcatacataagcattcatgaacatcactcatgtcaacatccatgagcatcactcatgtcaatcagcttcgaaagcttcatttacagagctccagcttcaaaagcttcatttacaaaagctctagcttcaaagcttcacttgcaaagcttcacctacaaagcttcagtgcagggtatacaaataccgaatccgaacaaccgccattttGGCCCATACatagattcaatttgaagtctccagccaacagactttattgactgaagacttgggggactacactatgtaccatatattgggcttccgtaactaggcctcatgaaaagtacttgggggacttagcccattatttatagTGTACCATATATAGAGCATCCATTATTCAtctattgaggagcgagcccttattttataaaagggactccctcaccttcattagagagagactcttagtccatcatttatgtattaaggagcgagcccttattctataaaagggactccctcaccattattAGAAAGCATTGCCGCCTgctaagcaaccgcctcgcaGCGAGCATTaattctagcccatcatttatgtattgaggagcgatcccttattttataaaagggactccctcaccatcattagatagtatcgccgcctgctgagcaaacCGACTCGCCGCGAGCCTCAACTCTAgcctatcacttatgtattgaggagtgagcccttattctataaaagggactccctcaccatcattaaagagcatcgctacctactgagcaaccgcctcgccgcgagcatcaactctagcccatcatttatgtattgaggaatgagcccttattctataaaagggaccccctcaccttcaacgacataagccgagccaaccaaggcaacataaaccACAAGCCGgacagcctcgcaacatgtgctacttctagttgagcatcatttcacattgagcactgcctcatatcgagtattcagttctagacgacatctagttacttcggcccacacatggactgaatttcaagtctccaaccaaaagactctcttgactgaagacttgggggactactgtttgtaccatacttagggcttctgtatttagatctcgtataaatactcgagggattcaaatgtaattatgtaataaatgaaggggcaaatatgtaataagtgaggaacccttattctaGAAAAATACTCATCACTATCTTCATTAGGAGATGCCAAGATTGAGGGTAAGGCTTAGGCcataagaagagagaaaataggctagagagcacactgcctctagccttgtTGTATACTCACCATTCAgaatgaaacaatatcaacatcaatgtggacgtagcccaaacattaaggtgaaccacgatacatcttgtgttctttactttctgcagattcacggtcagatttacgttgttctaagacccctccggttttgtgcattaacatttgcACAAAACCAAAAGGGTCTTgggacaacgtaaatccgaccttgaatctgcaagaaagaaaaaaacacaagatgtattgtggttcaccccaatgtttgggctacgtccacactgatgttgattgtatttctctgtatgaatgtatggattataAGTGTGAGAGGGAGTCCcctagagaaaaagagagtttCTCTGTGAGCTTTGTGGCTTGTATGTTTTGGGGGTATCTCTTGATCTGAGATCCAAGTCCCCTTTGTGAGGGGGGATGAGTCccattttatataataaggggctcctccttttacataataatgggctgggtaatgaggcccaatatgtcaaagtctgaggcccaatatatgtggtatcaacagtagtcccccaaatcttcagtcaatagagttttttggctggagacttgaaattcagtccatgtgtgggctgaagtaactagatgtcatctagaactgaatactcgatatgaggcggtgctcaatgtgaaatgatgctcaactagaagtagcatatgttgcgaggctgctcggcttatggattatgttgccttggttggctcgacttatggcgttgaaggtgagggagtcatttttatagaaaaagggctcgctcctcaatacataaatgatgggctagattTGATGCacgcggtgaggcggttgctcagtaggcggcgatgctctctaatgatggtgagggagtccattttatagaataagggttcgctcatcaatacataaatgatgggctagagttgatgttcgtggcgaggcggttgctcagctggcggcgatatTCTCTAAtggaggtgagggagtcccttttatagaataagggctcgctccttagtacataaataatgggtgctctctaatgaaagtgatggagtctcttttataaaataagggttcgctcctcaatacatgaataatgggttaagtcccctgagtatttttCACGAGGCCCAGttgtggaagcccaatatattgGTACATAGTGCAatccctcaagtcttcagtcaatagaggctgttggctggagactttaatttcaatccatgtatgggccgaagtggaggttgtttggaggcggtctttgtataccattcacgaaagctttgtaggtgaagctttgaagtcgaagctttgtaaatgaagctttcgaagctggagcttttgtaaatgaagctttcgaaactgattgacatgaatgatgcttatgaatgtttatgttgattgacatgagtgatgctcataaatgttggcatgagtgatgctcatgaatgttggcATGAGTgttgctcatgaatgttgacatgagtgatgctcatgaatgtttatgttgattgacatcagtgatgctcatggatgttgacatgagtgatgctcatgaatgttggcATGAGTGATGCTGATGAATATtggcatgagtgatgctcatgaatatttatgtatgattgacatgagtgatgctcatgaatgtttatgtatgattgacataagtgatgctcatgtataattttggagtactggacatacttttgatcacctggttagtgataatagcggcatgatgccgaataattttggagtattggacgtacttttaatcacttggttggtgataatagcggcagtcTGCCGAATGTTTTTGGAGTACTggttgtacttttgatcacatgtgacacgccccgaccctgatattctccGAATACCAGGAccgacacgtgctggccgacacccgggggtgacgaaagccattaattgatacaaaagctaagaataagaaataaatacaggttatgaatttaaaaacaatgaattaacaatttaggaacgtgttcagagcatacttaggattaTCCTTAACTCTCGTAGTGTGTCTGTCATGACATTATTTGGATGTCATGACTTCTAGATTTGCTGTCTTTCGGCGCAGTTGTGCAAATCTTTCTCTATTTGAATTGTCACCTTCTGGTTGAAATACAAGAATTTTTGTCAGGATTGTGCCTCATCGGTGacgtttttgttttgttagacGACTTTTAACATCGTATCGATACTCAGCGACGTGTTTTAGAAATCTCGATTTGAGGAATTCTGGTTAAGATTAGCCATAGATCTGAATGGCGATGCCGCTCTGCAACATGCATTCCTTAGGAATCGCGGGCAGAGTCGGCTCTACATCAAAAATTTTGGATTAGTGGTACGAGTTGGTTAAGACGAAATGGAAATCGAAATCGATGATGTCACTCTGTGATATGCGTTACCTAGGAATGGCGGGCAAGGTCACATCTTTGTGGAAACTACTTAAAATATTCGAAATGCACGTTGGAGAAAACAAGTAAACGTTGGTTGTGACGAATCTGGAAAGTGTCAGTTGGAATTTGAATCAACGTTCTTGGACTCATTCCTATTGAGGGAATTCGTGTAGCTCTGCAGAATGGTATTCggagaatatcagggtcggggcgtgtcaaccTGGTAAGTGATAATAGCAgcaagttgccgaataattttagagtactggacgtacttttttttttttggcatgctgccttatttctttatttatgattaccTTCTGATGGgcttatacagatgtctccaaaagataagaaaagtaaatcacatcatttaaAGTAAGGAACCCTTATCTTCCTTATAGATCTTCCCGTAGCTTCTTAGAGAATGGGCAGGGAACATGCATTCCCTTTCATGATGGAAGTTTCATTGTTggtgggcatcttctttggtgGTCGACAAAATGTTGATGCACTGATAATAAAGATAATAAAGTTATCTTCTTCCAGTGGTCGACAAAATGTTAATGCACTGATAATAAAGATAATAAAGTTATCTTTTTCCAGTGGTCGACACCCTTTTTTGTTTATGGTTTTTCACATGTTGGAGCATAATTTCccatttcatttcttttctctttttggtTTTGCTTTCTCTCTGTTCACTGCACTTCTCACTTGCTGCAGCTCACTTGAGTGGTGTAGTGTAGTGGTGCACTAACAGCTAATTTATAGGCATCACGAGTCAGAGCAAAACTACCAGCAACAAACTCATAACCCCAATCACCATACCAGGGATGCCCTTTGATAATTGAATGAAGCAGTCGATATTCCAAACCATACTTCTTTGACACATCCATCACACTGACCATTCTGACTCCAAGTAATTTACAGAGCCAGTCCCAAAAGTCCATTATATGACATCCTGAAAGAACTCTCGAGCCACCTTCCCTTCCATTGACCCTAAGAAGGTGTCCAAAACCATTTGAATGGACCATTCCATGCAGAAGATGAGTTGTGTTCTCTAACTGGTTATACACTCAGTCTTCAAAATCTTTTGTACTTGCATTAAGATTGCAAGATTTGCACCAACGACTCGGCAGTGATCACAATAGATGGATCTAGATCTGGTGACGTCTTCCTCCACGATGTCGAGACAGACGACGGCAGCGTCGGCTGGGGATGATGATGGATCGTCATCCCGGCCCTGAAGAGGATCTGTCACGTCGTGAGGTGagggaagaaggaaaagggCAGAGGCAGCAACACATGCTTAGAGATGAAATCCATGACGCTACTCCTGAAGGGCCCCACGCGGTGGTTGGGCGACGCCAACGGGAATATAAAGAAGTTATTAAGATCCGCCGTAATTCGCCTCTTCATCTTTTTCAGTGGTCGCTCGttcaccaccatcaccatcgtGGCCTTCAGAGCTTCAGATCTAACCTGACTGGTTTCGTTGCTTTCACTTGAGAGTTTCTCTGTGTGAACGTCAACTTGTTGAGTGGTGTCGTACGGTCCGTGTGAGCAAAGAGGGAGAGTCTGGGAACCGAGACGGGCTCGAGGGTGGAGCAGTAAATGTCGAAAGATGGTGCAACCGACGCAACCAACCGCCGGCGTAATTTAGCACTAAGAGCCATCAAGCCACTTGGGGTCGATGAAGTTACCGCCGTCTTTACCCGCCGGGATCCAAGATTTCTTGGCCGCAGCAGCAACCACAATGAACCTCTTAGGAGTAGAAGAAGCACCACCAACCTTGCTTCCAACGATGGCAGCAGAGAGCAAGGCCTGACTTCTCTTGCCCCCACATAAGAAGGCTGCCGAGTTCAAACCGTTGAGCACCGCACCGGTGGTTgccaccatctctctctctagaactaAGAAAAAACAGAGACTCAGAGAGTTTTTCTGATGGCAATGAATGTTTGAGAGTTGTTTGGGTGGTGGTGTTTTATCACCgtgagttttagagagagagagagagagtttgtggTGTTTTGTTTGAAAAGGTGAAAGAGATCAGAAGTAAGAGAGAGGCAGTGAGAGTTTTGGTTGTctcttgggttttgcagatccaTGGTGGACAGTAGTGAGGTTGTGaaggtttcacggtggtgagatgaaaaattgaaagagaaccgacatagctttttgtgtcgattcccacagacggcgccaaatgttgatgcacaaaaccggatgggcaaatatgtaataagtgaggagcccttattttataaaaggactcctcactttcCTCATTAGGAGAGGCCAAGATTGAGGGCAAGGTTTAGGCcataggaagagagaaaataggctagagagcacactacctctagccttcttgtatactcaccattcagagtgaaacaatattaacatcagtgtggacgtagcccaaacattggggtgaaccacgatacattttgtgttctttactttctgcagattcacagtcggatttacgttgttccaagacccctccggttttgtgcatcaacagttttCATTTTCATCTTCATTTGACTGATGACGAATCGTTATTATTCTAATCACTGTGAAGAAGCAATTAGATTCTTATCAAGTATCACTGGCTTTGTCCATTCCTTTTTGCCGCTCTGCTCAGATCTCCAGCTGCctgcatattatatatatttaaacaAATTAATATGGTAAGAGCAGGCCGGGGTTCTCTCTGGCTTTAAATTGGGAGAAacaaacacttcaaactcaaggTGTGGAAATAATTTTTACCCAA
Encoded proteins:
- the LOC103409839 gene encoding uncharacterized protein yields the protein MAASSRPVVSSAPQHSSSPPIGFDIVSNAGVGQNSANSPNQVEAVEEYLNKVVYRFRFLAFMGVLGYLIGSFLCFIKGLEQLHWGTTSVTETFHTSSLALSSASDVDTTTPVTYACSSKDDITVCCQ